In the genome of Streptomyces sp. NBC_00190, one region contains:
- a CDS encoding right-handed parallel beta-helix repeat-containing protein, with protein sequence MSWTRRFPAVPAALLAALLAFLSLLAAAPAARAHEERPVTLPDGSGSVPEYRKAEPDLVVCKTGRPEFERRISAFPEELRQRNLALYERCEKSGYRHLQEAVDAVDRPGMNIAILPGLYEEEPSLGKPTGQCAELKAPNSALGYQILTYEQQVACRHNQNLVAILGKTNLQIEGTGASRLDVIVDAKYQKLNGIRADKSNGVYFRNFTAQRTTFNSLYVLAGDGFVIDDVLTRWNDEYGFLTFASDHGLYKNCESYGNGDSGIYPGSASNINDGRGYEVPRYSIEITGCHSHHNMVGYSGTAGDSVWVHDNEFDQNMGGASMDSAFPGHPGLPQNHAKFERNLIHDNNQDYYGYVADGTCAKPPVERGYERGVVCPQISMPPGTGIITAGGNWNVYEDNWVYGHRRAGFFLSAVPAFIRGEEKWSKQTDTSHHNRYAGNTMGKDKSGAARPNGMDVWWDGQGRANCWQDGPDGSTPGTVPRCGEARGDVTGASARLVGEPVKLVQLLVCADYSVQARKLPAGCDWYGARGLERVETQIALAVAGVLLLVGGVLWWRRLRGSRLGTAASLLGLAGLALDVAGSTTGLVATFVPALALLLLGLWWTGVGLALRPARPWLARLTLLLAGLTLLDAFDKAVLMIPWTPLSPAWVRSLVAVVWILWAVVASARPGTPALPSGSSGDPAGDREPAPAGPAAPATGGLL encoded by the coding sequence ATGTCGTGGACCCGCAGGTTCCCTGCCGTGCCGGCGGCGCTCCTCGCCGCCCTCCTCGCTTTCCTGTCCCTCCTCGCCGCCGCGCCCGCCGCCCGCGCGCACGAGGAGCGCCCCGTCACCCTTCCCGACGGCTCCGGATCCGTGCCCGAGTACCGCAAGGCCGAGCCCGACCTGGTGGTGTGCAAGACGGGCCGCCCCGAGTTCGAACGCCGGATATCCGCCTTCCCCGAGGAGCTCAGGCAGCGGAACCTCGCCCTGTACGAGCGGTGCGAGAAGAGCGGCTACCGGCACCTCCAGGAGGCCGTCGACGCCGTCGACCGGCCCGGGATGAACATCGCGATCCTCCCCGGCCTGTACGAGGAGGAGCCCTCACTCGGAAAGCCGACGGGTCAGTGCGCGGAGCTGAAGGCCCCGAACTCCGCGCTCGGCTACCAGATCCTCACCTACGAGCAGCAGGTCGCCTGCCGGCACAACCAGAACCTCGTCGCCATCCTCGGCAAGACGAACCTGCAGATCGAGGGCACGGGCGCCTCCCGCCTGGACGTGATCGTCGACGCCAAATACCAGAAGCTGAACGGCATCCGGGCCGACAAGTCCAACGGCGTCTACTTCCGGAACTTCACCGCCCAGCGCACCACCTTCAACTCGCTGTACGTGCTGGCGGGCGACGGGTTCGTCATCGACGACGTGCTGACCCGGTGGAACGACGAATACGGCTTCCTCACCTTCGCCAGCGACCACGGGCTCTACAAGAACTGCGAGTCGTACGGCAACGGGGACTCCGGCATCTACCCCGGCAGCGCCTCCAACATCAACGACGGCCGGGGCTACGAAGTGCCCCGCTACTCGATCGAGATCACCGGCTGCCACAGCCATCACAACATGGTCGGCTACTCCGGTACCGCGGGTGACTCGGTGTGGGTGCACGACAACGAGTTCGACCAGAACATGGGCGGCGCCTCGATGGACAGCGCCTTCCCCGGCCACCCCGGACTCCCGCAGAACCACGCCAAGTTCGAGCGCAACCTCATCCACGACAACAACCAGGACTACTACGGGTACGTCGCCGACGGCACCTGCGCCAAGCCGCCGGTCGAGCGCGGCTACGAGCGCGGCGTCGTCTGCCCGCAGATCTCCATGCCGCCGGGCACCGGCATCATCACCGCGGGCGGCAACTGGAACGTCTACGAGGACAACTGGGTGTACGGGCACCGGCGCGCGGGCTTCTTCCTCAGCGCCGTACCCGCCTTCATCCGCGGCGAGGAGAAGTGGTCGAAGCAGACCGACACCTCCCACCACAACCGGTACGCCGGGAACACCATGGGCAAGGACAAGTCCGGAGCCGCCCGCCCCAACGGCATGGACGTCTGGTGGGACGGCCAGGGGCGCGCCAACTGCTGGCAGGACGGCCCCGACGGCTCGACGCCGGGCACCGTGCCGCGGTGCGGGGAGGCGCGCGGAGACGTCACCGGGGCGTCCGCCCGCCTGGTCGGCGAACCGGTGAAGCTGGTCCAGCTGCTCGTCTGCGCGGACTACAGCGTCCAGGCACGCAAACTCCCGGCCGGCTGCGACTGGTACGGCGCCCGCGGTCTGGAACGCGTGGAGACCCAGATCGCGCTCGCCGTGGCGGGCGTCCTGCTCCTGGTCGGCGGTGTGCTGTGGTGGCGCCGCCTGCGCGGCTCGCGCCTGGGCACGGCGGCCTCGCTCCTGGGCCTGGCGGGCCTGGCCCTCGACGTGGCCGGTTCCACGACCGGGCTGGTCGCCACCTTCGTCCCCGCACTGGCACTGCTCCTCCTCGGACTGTGGTGGACGGGTGTCGGGCTCGCTCTGCGCCCCGCCCGCCCCTGGCTTGCCCGCCTGACCCTGCTGCTGGCCGGGCTCACCCTGCTGGACGCCTTCGACAAGGCGGTCCTGATGATTCCCTGGACCCCCCTGAGCCCCGCCTGGGTACGGTCCCTGGTCGCCGTCGTCTGGATCCTGTGGGCGGTCGTCGCCTCGGCCCGCCCCGGCACCCCGGCCCTGCCCTCCGGCTCCAGCGGCGACCCGGCTGGCGACCGCGAGCCGGCTCCGGCCGGTCCCGCCGCCCCAGCCACAGGCGGCCTGCTGTGA
- a CDS encoding type ISP restriction/modification enzyme, with protein sequence MGGVSEDVPLLDDLMPWAVGSLRLGRAWVAAPDPAALRARWAALTGAEAAERERLFRPSRGRTPAAGAAALPGQRSATARFADAPGPCPEPVRVLRDPFDEQWLLPDQRLIDTARPELWRVLDGHQLFTVETPDLLVTPHLPAGRLGRIRPLHRRPGGAEPNLAPGLLPLLGERYGGWATPQDVLCWILAAGRPGPRGYEVPLTADPERWRAGLELGHRLLGVQLRGARGGEPPRLPGGRRPYVRSALAAWPHELAYDPASETLGLGGGTVSPVPAGAWEYEVQGARVLEAWLAARGAHRDPAADGLEALGPAEWPQAWTSELLALVTTLALLADLAPERAAFEPGPGLSADELRAAGVLPPPRWARRPASVLDHQEEGPGGQFALL encoded by the coding sequence ATCGGCGGCGTGAGCGAAGACGTACCGCTGCTGGACGATCTGATGCCCTGGGCCGTGGGGAGCCTGCGCCTGGGCCGCGCCTGGGTGGCCGCGCCCGATCCGGCGGCCCTGCGCGCCCGCTGGGCGGCCCTGACCGGCGCCGAAGCCGCCGAGCGGGAGCGGCTGTTCCGCCCGAGCCGGGGCCGTACGCCCGCCGCCGGCGCGGCCGCGCTGCCCGGTCAGCGCTCGGCCACCGCCCGTTTCGCCGACGCGCCCGGCCCGTGCCCCGAGCCCGTACGAGTCCTGCGCGACCCCTTCGACGAGCAGTGGCTGCTGCCCGACCAGCGGCTCATCGACACGGCCCGCCCGGAGCTCTGGCGGGTCCTGGACGGGCATCAGCTGTTCACCGTCGAGACCCCCGACCTGCTGGTCACCCCGCACCTCCCGGCGGGCCGGCTCGGCCGGATCCGACCGCTGCACCGGCGTCCCGGCGGCGCCGAGCCGAATCTCGCCCCCGGCCTGCTGCCGCTGCTGGGCGAGCGGTACGGCGGCTGGGCGACCCCCCAGGACGTGCTGTGCTGGATCCTCGCGGCGGGCCGCCCCGGGCCGCGGGGGTACGAGGTCCCGCTCACCGCCGACCCGGAGCGCTGGCGGGCCGGGCTGGAGCTGGGCCACCGGCTGCTCGGCGTCCAGCTGCGCGGGGCCCGCGGCGGGGAACCGCCCCGGCTGCCCGGCGGGCGCCGCCCGTACGTCCGCTCGGCACTGGCGGCGTGGCCGCACGAGCTCGCGTACGACCCCGCGAGCGAGACGCTGGGCCTCGGCGGCGGGACCGTGTCCCCCGTACCGGCCGGCGCGTGGGAGTACGAGGTGCAGGGCGCCCGCGTGCTGGAGGCGTGGCTCGCCGCCCGCGGCGCGCACCGCGACCCGGCCGCCGACGGGCTGGAGGCGCTCGGCCCGGCCGAATGGCCGCAAGCCTGGACCTCGGAGCTGCTGGCCCTGGTCACGACCCTGGCGCTGCTGGCCGATCTGGCCCCGGAGCGGGCCGCGTTCGAGCCGGGTCCGGGGCTGTCCGCCGACGAGCTGCGCGCGGCCGGGGTGCTGCCTCCGCCGCGCTGGGCCAGGCGTCCGGCCTCGGTCCTGGACCACCAGGAGGAGGGCCCGGGCGGGCAGTTCGCCCTGCTCTGA
- a CDS encoding CitMHS family transporter: MLTFLGFAMIATFLVLIMMKKMSPIAALVLIPALFCVFAGKGAHLGDYVIDGVGKLAPTAAMLMFAIVYFGVMIDVGLFDPVVRGILRFCKADPMRVVVGTAVLAAIVSLDGDGSTTFMITVSAMYPLYKRLGLSLVVMTGVAATANGVMNTLPWGGPTARAATALKLDAADIFVPMIPALAVGLLFVFVLAYVLGVRERRRVGLLVLPADKDKDKNSGKDADAETDGDVQEERAPQAAAALVAAGTGASASPAAGAPGAATGGSDATGDRHATGGSEPAPGLPDDGFRGLDPHRATLRPRLYWFNAGLTIALLAAMIMELLPIPVLFLLGAALALTVNFPHMPDQKARIAAHADNVLNVAGMVFAAAVFTGVLTGTGMVKHMADWLVGAIPEGMGPHMALVTGLLSLPLTYFMSNDGFYFGVLPVLAEAGAAHGVSPLEIARASLVGQALHMSSPLVPAVYVLVGMAKVEFGDHTRFTVKWAALTSLVVLAAGMLFGII, from the coding sequence ATGCTGACCTTCCTCGGCTTCGCCATGATCGCGACGTTCCTGGTCCTGATCATGATGAAGAAAATGTCGCCCATCGCGGCGCTCGTCCTCATTCCCGCGCTCTTCTGCGTGTTCGCAGGCAAGGGGGCGCACCTCGGCGACTACGTCATCGACGGCGTCGGCAAACTCGCGCCGACCGCCGCCATGCTGATGTTCGCCATCGTCTACTTCGGCGTGATGATCGACGTCGGCCTCTTCGACCCGGTCGTGCGGGGCATCCTGCGCTTCTGCAAGGCCGACCCGATGCGCGTCGTCGTCGGCACCGCCGTCCTCGCCGCCATCGTCTCGCTCGACGGCGACGGTTCGACCACCTTCATGATCACCGTCTCGGCGATGTATCCGCTGTACAAGCGGCTCGGCCTCAGCCTGGTGGTCATGACGGGCGTCGCGGCCACCGCCAACGGCGTCATGAACACCCTGCCCTGGGGCGGACCCACGGCCCGCGCCGCCACCGCCCTCAAGCTCGACGCCGCCGACATCTTCGTCCCGATGATTCCGGCCCTCGCGGTGGGCCTGCTCTTCGTCTTCGTCCTGGCGTACGTCCTCGGTGTGAGGGAGCGCCGCCGGGTCGGCCTCCTTGTCCTCCCCGCGGACAAGGACAAGGACAAGAACAGCGGCAAGGACGCGGACGCGGAGACCGACGGCGACGTCCAGGAGGAGCGCGCGCCGCAGGCCGCCGCCGCGCTGGTGGCCGCCGGTACCGGGGCCTCCGCCAGCCCGGCCGCCGGTGCGCCGGGCGCTGCGACCGGCGGCTCCGACGCCACGGGCGACCGCCACGCCACGGGTGGCTCCGAGCCTGCTCCCGGCCTCCCCGACGACGGCTTCCGGGGCCTCGACCCGCACCGCGCCACCCTGCGGCCCCGCCTGTACTGGTTCAACGCCGGCCTCACGATCGCCCTCCTGGCTGCGATGATCATGGAACTGCTGCCCATCCCGGTGCTGTTCCTGCTCGGCGCCGCCCTCGCCCTCACCGTCAACTTCCCGCACATGCCCGACCAGAAGGCCCGGATCGCCGCCCACGCCGACAACGTCCTCAACGTCGCGGGCATGGTCTTCGCCGCCGCCGTCTTCACGGGCGTCCTCACCGGCACGGGCATGGTCAAGCACATGGCCGACTGGCTCGTCGGCGCCATCCCCGAGGGCATGGGCCCCCACATGGCCCTGGTCACCGGCCTGCTCAGCCTGCCGCTCACCTACTTCATGTCCAACGACGGGTTCTACTTCGGCGTGCTCCCCGTCCTGGCCGAGGCCGGAGCCGCCCACGGGGTCTCGCCGCTCGAAATCGCCCGCGCCTCCCTGGTCGGCCAGGCCCTGCACATGTCCAGCCCGCTGGTTCCGGCCGTCTACGTCCTCGTCGGCATGGCCAAGGTCGAGTTCGGCGACCACACCCGCTTCACCGTGAAATGGGCGGCCCTGACCTCTCTGGTCGTCCTCGCCGCAGGGATGCTTTTCGGCATCATCTGA
- a CDS encoding TetR/AcrR family transcriptional regulator yields MDPVPPAHSLRRAPIQQRSADRLARILDACAELLDETGYENLSTRAVALRAGVPIGSVYRFFGNKRAMAIALAHRNLDHYADGIADRLAGLPATDWRPVVDAVLDEYLAMKRSVPGFALVDFGVPAPPPDGPEADPNHLVAARLTELLCAHLGLTPDATLERAVLVAVEATDALIQLAFRSDPAGDPGIVAETRAMMHAYLSRVLD; encoded by the coding sequence ATGGACCCCGTGCCTCCCGCCCACTCCCTGCGCCGCGCTCCGATCCAGCAGCGCAGCGCCGACCGGCTCGCCCGGATCCTCGACGCCTGCGCCGAACTGCTCGACGAGACCGGGTACGAGAACCTCAGCACCCGCGCCGTCGCCCTGCGCGCCGGCGTGCCGATCGGCTCGGTCTACCGCTTCTTCGGCAACAAGCGGGCCATGGCCATCGCCCTTGCCCACCGCAACCTGGACCACTACGCCGACGGCATCGCCGACCGGCTCGCCGGCCTCCCCGCCACGGACTGGCGGCCCGTCGTCGACGCGGTGCTGGACGAGTACCTGGCCATGAAGCGCAGCGTCCCCGGCTTCGCGCTCGTCGACTTCGGCGTGCCCGCGCCGCCGCCCGACGGCCCGGAGGCCGACCCCAACCACCTGGTCGCGGCCCGTCTCACCGAACTGCTCTGCGCCCACCTCGGCCTGACCCCGGACGCCACCCTGGAGCGGGCCGTACTGGTCGCCGTCGAGGCCACCGACGCACTCATCCAGCTGGCGTTCCGCTCCGACCCGGCGGGGGATCCCGGCATCGTCGCCGAGACCCGGGCGATGATGCACGCCTACCTGTCCCGCGTGCTGGACTGA
- the hmgA gene encoding homogentisate 1,2-dioxygenase codes for MSEQAGNGSEQARKTAEALEYLTGFGNEHSSEAVPGALPLGRNSPQRAPLGLYAEQLSGSAFTEPRTHNRRSWLYRIRPSAAHPPFSRIDNGALRTAPFTEAAADPNRLRWNPLPDPAPGTDFLAGLWTLGGNGDAAQRAGMAIHLYAANASMTDRVFSDSDGELLIVPERGGLLLRTEFGLLSVRPGEMALIPRGVRFRVELQDVGTDGAAPARGYVCENYGQPFELPNLGPIGANGLAAARDFRAPVAAYEDSERPTEVINKFCGNLWSATYDHSPLDVVAWHGTHVPYVYDLRRFNVLGSISYDHPDPSIFTVLTSPSDTPGLAGVDFVVFAPRWLVGEDTFRPPYFHRNVMSEYMGLIEGAYDAKAEGFVPGGGSLHNMMSAHGPDRETFDRASAAELKPQKIDDGLAFMFETRWPITATAQAAGADHLQRGYDDVWQGLQRHFRA; via the coding sequence ATGAGCGAGCAGGCCGGCAACGGCAGCGAGCAGGCCAGGAAGACGGCGGAGGCGCTGGAGTACCTCACCGGCTTCGGCAACGAGCACAGCTCGGAGGCCGTCCCCGGCGCGCTGCCGCTCGGCCGGAACTCGCCCCAGCGCGCACCCCTGGGCCTCTACGCCGAGCAGCTCAGCGGCTCCGCCTTCACCGAGCCGCGCACCCACAACCGCCGCTCCTGGCTCTACCGGATCCGTCCCTCGGCCGCGCACCCGCCCTTCAGCCGGATCGACAACGGGGCCCTGCGCACCGCGCCCTTCACCGAGGCCGCGGCGGACCCCAACCGGCTCCGCTGGAACCCGCTGCCCGACCCGGCCCCCGGCACCGACTTCCTGGCCGGCCTGTGGACCCTCGGCGGCAACGGTGACGCCGCCCAGCGCGCCGGCATGGCCATCCACCTCTATGCCGCCAACGCCTCCATGACCGACCGGGTGTTCAGCGACTCCGACGGCGAGCTGCTGATCGTCCCCGAGCGCGGCGGACTGCTCCTGCGCACCGAGTTCGGCCTGCTCTCCGTCCGGCCGGGCGAGATGGCCCTCATCCCCCGCGGCGTCCGCTTCCGCGTCGAGCTCCAGGACGTCGGCACCGACGGCGCGGCCCCCGCCCGCGGCTACGTGTGCGAGAACTACGGCCAGCCCTTCGAGCTGCCGAACCTGGGCCCGATCGGCGCCAACGGCCTCGCCGCCGCGCGGGACTTCCGCGCCCCGGTCGCCGCGTACGAGGACAGCGAGCGCCCGACCGAGGTGATCAACAAGTTCTGCGGCAACCTCTGGTCGGCCACCTACGACCACTCACCGCTCGACGTCGTCGCCTGGCACGGCACCCACGTGCCGTACGTCTACGACCTGCGCCGTTTCAACGTCCTGGGCTCGATCAGCTACGACCACCCCGACCCGTCCATCTTCACGGTCCTGACCTCGCCCTCCGACACCCCGGGGCTGGCGGGCGTCGACTTCGTGGTCTTCGCCCCGCGCTGGCTGGTAGGCGAGGACACCTTCCGCCCGCCGTACTTCCACCGCAACGTGATGAGCGAGTACATGGGCCTGATCGAGGGCGCCTACGATGCCAAGGCCGAGGGCTTCGTGCCGGGCGGCGGCTCGCTGCACAACATGATGTCCGCGCACGGCCCGGACCGGGAGACCTTCGACCGGGCCAGCGCCGCCGAACTGAAGCCGCAGAAGATCGACGACGGCCTGGCCTTCATGTTCGAGACCCGCTGGCCGATCACCGCCACCGCCCAGGCGGCCGGCGCGGATCACCTCCAGCGCGGTTACGACGACGTGTGGCAGGGTCTGCAGCGCCACTTCCGCGCCTGA
- a CDS encoding molybdopterin oxidoreductase family protein: MPRTALRICPLCEATCGLTLTIGDAAVTGARGDREDVFSRGFICPKGAAFGAVDSDPDRLRAPLVRRDGTLQEATWEEAFDAIAAAVPALVGEYGAQTVGVVLGNPNVHTMAGALYPPLLLKALGTRNLFTASTLDQMPKHVSSGLLFGDPFAIPVPDLDRTDFLLLLGANPVESNGSLCTAPDFPGKLKALRARGGTLVVVDPRRTRTARLADRHLAPRPGSDALLLAALAHTLLAEKLAAPGRLEEHTEGLGELAAALGSFTPEAVAPACDLTAAEIRTLARDLAAAPTAAVYGRIGSCTVEYGTLASWLVDVLNILTGNLDRPGGALFPLSATAPAPGPARPGKGFALGRWSSRVSGHPEAKAELPMAALAEEIETPGDGQVRVLIAIAANPVLSAPDGDRLDRALVGLDFMVSVDPYLNETSRHAHVVLPPPPPSQSAHFDFAFNGFAVRNQARYSPAVLPLEEGRMDECEIQARLVLAVSGMHGSAAPDAVDELAIRTTLAKETADPRSRVHGQDPASLAGLLTGGSGPERRLDLMLRLGPYGDQFAGADGADDDSDAGADAGADAAAGAHAEGEAAAHGLSLERLLAHPHGIDLGPLRPRLPGVLKTRSGRIELLPDPIAAELPRMRAALADRPTALVLVGRRHLRSNNSWLHNVPALTGGSNRCTLQIHPEDADRLGLADGGRARVTADGGSLEVPVEVTDAVRTGVVSLPHGWGHDRAGSRLSVASATPGVNVNQLLDGTRLDPLSGTAVLNGFPVELTPLP; this comes from the coding sequence ATGCCCCGCACCGCCCTGCGCATCTGCCCCCTGTGCGAAGCCACCTGTGGCCTCACCCTCACCATCGGGGACGCCGCGGTCACCGGCGCCCGCGGCGACCGCGAGGACGTCTTCAGCCGCGGCTTCATCTGCCCCAAGGGCGCAGCCTTCGGAGCCGTCGACTCCGACCCCGACCGGCTGCGCGCCCCGCTCGTCCGCCGTGACGGCACGCTGCAGGAAGCCACCTGGGAGGAGGCCTTCGACGCGATCGCCGCCGCCGTCCCCGCCCTCGTCGGGGAGTACGGGGCGCAGACGGTCGGGGTCGTCCTCGGCAACCCGAACGTCCACACCATGGCGGGTGCCCTCTACCCGCCGCTGCTCCTCAAGGCACTCGGCACCCGCAACCTCTTCACCGCCAGCACGCTCGACCAGATGCCCAAACACGTCTCCAGCGGGCTGCTCTTCGGCGATCCCTTCGCCATCCCGGTCCCGGACCTCGACCGCACCGACTTCCTGCTGCTCCTCGGCGCCAACCCGGTCGAGTCCAACGGCTCCCTCTGCACCGCCCCCGACTTCCCCGGCAAACTGAAGGCCCTGCGCGCCCGCGGCGGCACCCTGGTCGTCGTCGACCCGCGCCGCACCCGCACCGCCCGGCTCGCCGACCGCCACCTCGCCCCGCGCCCCGGCAGCGACGCGCTCCTGCTCGCCGCGCTCGCGCACACCCTGCTCGCCGAGAAGCTCGCCGCCCCGGGCAGGCTGGAGGAACACACCGAGGGCCTCGGGGAACTCGCCGCCGCGCTCGGGAGTTTCACTCCTGAGGCCGTAGCCCCCGCCTGCGACCTCACGGCGGCCGAGATCCGCACCCTCGCCCGCGACCTCGCGGCCGCGCCCACCGCCGCCGTCTACGGACGGATCGGCAGCTGCACCGTCGAGTACGGCACGCTCGCCAGCTGGCTGGTCGACGTACTGAACATCCTCACCGGCAACCTGGACCGGCCGGGCGGAGCTCTCTTCCCGCTCTCCGCGACGGCTCCCGCACCCGGGCCCGCCCGCCCTGGCAAGGGGTTCGCCCTCGGCCGCTGGTCCAGCCGGGTCAGCGGCCACCCCGAGGCCAAGGCCGAACTGCCCATGGCCGCCCTCGCGGAGGAGATCGAGACCCCGGGTGACGGGCAAGTACGGGTCCTGATCGCCATCGCCGCGAATCCGGTCCTGTCCGCACCTGACGGCGACCGGCTCGACCGGGCGCTGGTCGGCCTCGACTTCATGGTCTCCGTGGACCCGTACCTGAACGAGACCTCACGCCACGCCCACGTCGTGCTGCCCCCGCCGCCGCCGTCCCAGAGCGCGCACTTCGACTTCGCGTTCAACGGGTTCGCCGTGCGCAACCAGGCGCGCTACTCGCCGGCCGTCCTGCCTCTCGAGGAGGGGCGGATGGACGAGTGCGAGATCCAGGCCCGTCTCGTGCTGGCCGTCTCCGGCATGCACGGCTCCGCCGCCCCGGACGCCGTCGACGAACTGGCCATCCGGACCACCCTTGCCAAGGAAACCGCGGACCCCCGCTCCCGGGTGCACGGGCAGGACCCGGCGAGCCTCGCCGGCCTGCTCACGGGCGGGAGCGGCCCCGAACGGCGGCTCGACCTCATGCTCCGACTCGGGCCGTACGGAGACCAGTTCGCCGGTGCTGACGGGGCTGACGACGACTCCGACGCCGGGGCCGACGCCGGGGCGGACGCCGCCGCCGGGGCGCACGCAGAGGGGGAGGCGGCCGCGCACGGGCTCAGCCTGGAGCGGCTGCTCGCGCATCCGCACGGCATCGACCTGGGCCCGCTGCGGCCCCGGCTTCCGGGCGTGCTGAAGACCCGCAGTGGCAGGATCGAGCTGCTCCCGGACCCGATCGCGGCCGAGCTCCCCAGGATGCGCGCGGCGCTCGCCGACCGCCCCACGGCCCTGGTGCTCGTGGGCCGCCGCCATCTGCGGTCCAACAACAGCTGGTTGCACAACGTCCCGGCCCTCACCGGAGGTTCCAACCGCTGCACACTTCAGATCCACCCGGAGGACGCGGACCGGCTGGGACTGGCCGACGGAGGGCGGGCCAGGGTCACCGCCGACGGGGGCAGCCTGGAGGTTCCCGTCGAGGTCACCGACGCCGTCCGTACCGGAGTGGTGAGCCTCCCGCACGGCTGGGGCCACGACCGCGCCGGTTCACGGCTCTCGGTCGCCTCCGCCACACCCGGCGTCAACGTCAATCAGCTGCTCGACGGCACCCGGCTCGACCCGCTGTCGGGCACGGCCGTGCTCAACGGTTTCCCCGTCGAGCTCACACCCTTGCCCTGA
- a CDS encoding GntR family transcriptional regulator, protein MTAFAPDSLVLNRKLPLWYQVSQSLRASILGRTPDASLRLPTEEQLAEHYGVSVLTMRQALKELEGEGLISRHRRRGTFIEPGALRGAPVRLLGSVDAIVAQQSGDRTTILGHGRTAVSGELLAHFPDTPEVVTYRRLRHDRASGEPTNWVENAVLPEFAEAVDLADLERWPMTKVLRDVVGVRISRITDTVEARLADPETAELLQVPLLSPILHYTGVTYDEDGRVVDVARIRYRGDRFSFTVTVDAH, encoded by the coding sequence GTGACCGCCTTCGCCCCCGACTCCCTGGTGCTGAACCGGAAACTGCCCCTCTGGTACCAGGTGTCGCAGTCGCTGCGCGCCTCGATACTCGGGCGCACCCCGGACGCCTCGCTGCGCCTGCCCACGGAGGAGCAGCTCGCCGAGCACTACGGGGTGAGCGTGCTGACCATGCGGCAAGCACTCAAGGAGCTGGAGGGCGAGGGCCTGATCAGCCGGCACCGGCGGCGCGGCACCTTCATCGAGCCGGGCGCGCTGCGCGGCGCCCCGGTGCGGCTGCTGGGTTCGGTCGACGCGATCGTGGCGCAGCAGTCCGGCGACCGTACGACGATTCTCGGCCACGGGCGCACCGCCGTGTCCGGGGAGCTGCTCGCGCACTTCCCGGACACGCCCGAGGTGGTCACCTACCGCCGGCTGCGGCACGACCGCGCGAGCGGCGAGCCGACGAACTGGGTGGAGAACGCGGTCCTTCCCGAGTTCGCCGAAGCGGTGGATCTCGCCGATCTCGAACGGTGGCCGATGACGAAGGTCCTGCGGGACGTCGTCGGGGTGCGCATCAGCCGGATCACGGACACGGTGGAGGCCCGGCTCGCCGACCCGGAGACGGCCGAGCTGCTCCAGGTCCCGCTGCTCAGCCCGATCCTGCACTACACGGGCGTGACCTACGACGAGGACGGCCGGGTGGTGGACGTGGCGAGGATCCGCTACCGCGGCGACCGGTTCTCCTTCACGGTGACCGTCGACGCGCACTGA
- a CDS encoding TetR/AcrR family transcriptional regulator: protein MTAGGRPAEPEVIWARPQRAGRGPRPAHSRESIAAEAVRIADEEGIESVSMRRVAAGIGAGTMSLYNYVPRKEDLYELMVDAVSGEYEFTAPTGDWQADLLALARQTRALMHRHPWLPRLLSPVHGFSPNALRYLEHSLDCLAPLAVPDGEKLELVAAVNGMVSTYVAGELALAERARALPWSEAEEQGVRAAWIGSRLATGQYPRLAAALTGGAVPITEAGPDLVAAFDRAMSRLLGAWGP from the coding sequence ATGACTGCCGGCGGGCGACCCGCTGAACCCGAAGTGATCTGGGCCCGCCCGCAGCGGGCCGGCCGCGGACCCCGGCCCGCGCACAGCCGCGAGTCGATCGCCGCCGAGGCGGTGCGGATCGCCGACGAGGAGGGGATCGAGTCCGTCTCCATGCGACGGGTGGCGGCCGGGATCGGCGCCGGGACGATGTCCCTGTACAACTACGTGCCGCGCAAGGAGGACCTGTACGAGCTGATGGTCGACGCGGTCAGCGGGGAGTACGAGTTCACCGCGCCGACCGGCGACTGGCAGGCCGATCTGCTCGCGCTGGCCCGCCAGACGCGGGCGCTGATGCACCGGCACCCGTGGCTGCCCCGGCTGCTGAGCCCCGTCCACGGCTTCAGCCCCAACGCCCTGCGGTACCTGGAGCACAGCCTGGACTGCCTGGCGCCGCTGGCCGTGCCGGACGGCGAGAAGCTGGAGCTGGTCGCCGCGGTCAACGGCATGGTGTCCACCTATGTGGCGGGCGAGCTGGCGCTGGCCGAGCGGGCCCGGGCGCTGCCCTGGAGCGAGGCCGAGGAGCAGGGCGTACGGGCGGCGTGGATCGGCTCGCGGCTGGCCACCGGGCAGTACCCGCGGCTGGCGGCGGCCCTCACGGGCGGCGCCGTGCCGATCACCGAGGCGGGGCCCGATCTGGTCGCGGCGTTCGACCGCGCGATGTCGCGGCTGCTGGGGGCGTGGGGTCCGTAA